One Jeotgalicoccus saudimassiliensis DNA window includes the following coding sequences:
- a CDS encoding metal ABC transporter solute-binding protein, Zn/Mn family, giving the protein MKKLFPVLILLLILAACTSEETSDNNDDFTIYTTVFPLTSFVEQIAGDTVNVESIYPSGADMHSYEPTQKDMMAYSDGDLFMTTSNDLDPVAESIAKTINNDTEVIETAADIDTEAFLENDHSHSDDHGHEEESHDDHGHDENSHDGHNHGALDPHIWLSPKLAAEMAESVKDALVEHRPEDADMYNENFEVLKADIENIDAELREVTEDPVNMDVYISHESIGYLAHQYGFHQSGISGLNNQEPSQQELADIIENIEAQNIPYILYEPNVSSSVTDVIRGETNTEPLYFNNLESLTQDDPEDATYQSMMRKNIETLDRALNSK; this is encoded by the coding sequence ATGAAAAAATTGTTCCCTGTTTTAATTCTGTTATTAATACTTGCCGCCTGCACCAGCGAAGAAACAAGTGATAACAATGACGACTTTACTATATATACAACTGTCTTCCCGCTGACGAGTTTCGTTGAACAGATTGCCGGCGATACTGTTAATGTAGAATCTATTTATCCATCCGGCGCCGACATGCACTCGTATGAACCGACGCAGAAAGATATGATGGCTTACTCAGACGGTGATTTGTTTATGACCACTTCAAATGACCTGGACCCTGTTGCTGAAAGTATTGCCAAAACGATAAATAACGATACAGAAGTAATTGAAACAGCTGCTGATATTGATACGGAAGCTTTTCTTGAGAACGATCATAGTCACAGCGACGACCACGGACACGAAGAAGAATCACACGACGATCACGGACACGACGAAAATTCACACGATGGCCACAACCATGGTGCCCTTGATCCGCATATATGGCTGAGCCCGAAACTTGCTGCTGAAATGGCGGAGTCAGTAAAAGATGCACTTGTTGAACATCGTCCTGAAGATGCCGATATGTATAATGAAAACTTTGAAGTATTGAAAGCCGATATCGAAAATATCGATGCGGAACTGCGTGAAGTGACTGAAGATCCGGTCAATATGGACGTTTATATTTCTCACGAATCAATCGGATACCTCGCTCATCAGTATGGTTTCCATCAGAGCGGCATCAGCGGTCTGAACAACCAGGAACCGTCGCAGCAGGAGCTGGCTGACATTATCGAGAATATCGAAGCGCAGAATATTCCCTACATTCTTTATGAACCAAACGTTTCATCATCTGTAACAGATGTAATACGCGGCGAGACAAATACAGAGCCGCTCTACTTTAACAACCTGGAATCCCTGACACAGGATGACCCTGAAGATGCGACATACCAGTCGATGATGCGTAAAAATATTGAAACGCTCGACAGAGCACTCAACAGCAAATAA
- a CDS encoding CapA family protein: MKIILSVFMFLNLLSDSGEEIVHKEFNQIDRTRFLDNLSQYTERSFTFAATGDILIHDYLYEDVETTDGYDFESRVESVAPYLQQQDLVFMNQETPIGGEALGLSGYPAFNAPEEVADLLSYFDADIVNFANNHTLDRGADGVIATAENLTERGIDYVGANVSREDMARDRIFNVNGIDVGFLAYTYGTNGIPVPEGQEYLVNIIDMQRIVSDIEALREKVDVLIVSYHQGVEYDDFPREEHIPEYRMMADAGADIIVGSHPHTLQPIEHYEKEDGTEAVIAYSMSNFFSAQQSLNTRLGGILEVNIEQSGGKTDIGAVRFMPTYVDSSGYEDFYLHPLADMEMDDVYGDVRAHMTSYSDRIDFVPYLD, encoded by the coding sequence GTGAAAATTATTTTATCGGTATTTATGTTTTTAAATTTGTTATCGGATTCCGGTGAGGAAATCGTGCACAAGGAATTTAATCAGATCGATAGAACACGGTTTTTAGATAATCTGAGTCAGTATACGGAAAGGTCATTTACTTTTGCTGCAACAGGGGACATACTGATTCACGACTATCTGTACGAAGATGTGGAAACAACAGACGGTTATGATTTTGAATCCCGGGTTGAAAGTGTTGCACCGTATTTACAGCAGCAGGATCTTGTGTTTATGAACCAGGAAACACCGATTGGCGGAGAAGCACTTGGCTTAAGCGGCTATCCTGCGTTTAACGCGCCGGAGGAAGTGGCAGATCTTCTGAGTTATTTCGATGCGGATATCGTAAACTTTGCAAATAATCATACGCTTGACCGTGGTGCAGACGGAGTAATTGCGACAGCTGAAAACCTGACTGAGCGCGGTATTGATTATGTCGGTGCCAATGTCAGCCGGGAAGACATGGCACGCGACAGAATATTTAATGTTAACGGCATAGATGTCGGGTTTTTAGCATATACATACGGTACTAACGGGATTCCGGTGCCTGAAGGACAGGAATATCTGGTGAATATTATCGATATGCAGAGAATTGTATCGGACATTGAAGCGCTGAGAGAGAAAGTCGATGTGCTGATTGTCAGCTATCATCAGGGAGTGGAATACGATGATTTTCCACGTGAGGAACATATCCCTGAATACCGCATGATGGCGGATGCAGGTGCCGATATTATCGTCGGTTCGCACCCGCACACACTGCAGCCGATTGAACATTACGAAAAAGAAGACGGTACGGAAGCGGTTATTGCCTATTCGATGTCTAACTTTTTCAGTGCCCAGCAGTCGCTGAATACGCGTCTCGGAGGGATTCTTGAAGTTAATATTGAACAGTCCGGCGGTAAAACGGACATCGGTGCGGTGCGTTTTATGCCGACTTATGTCGACAGCAGCGGGTACGAAGACTTTTATCTTCACCCGCTGGCGGATATGGAAATGGATGATGTTTACGGTGATGTCCGGGCGCATATGACATCCTACAGCGACCGGATTGATTTTGTACCGTACCTCGACTAG
- a CDS encoding YolD-like family protein: MHDGNYPSENLREDMPEGRGMVKWAPFATMPEQFENVSRLMSDQTKIKRPELSDDRLVEIEQTLKYAAEEKLPIRVAYYYDGGRFNVSLHIIKIDQWSMVLIGQIYGTEDFTFVPFMDILDIFILPKS; the protein is encoded by the coding sequence ATGCACGATGGAAATTATCCTTCTGAAAATTTACGGGAAGACATGCCTGAAGGGCGCGGTATGGTAAAGTGGGCGCCGTTTGCCACGATGCCGGAGCAGTTTGAGAATGTCAGCAGACTGATGAGCGACCAGACGAAAATTAAACGCCCGGAGCTGTCGGATGACCGGCTCGTTGAAATCGAACAGACTTTAAAATATGCAGCAGAAGAGAAACTGCCGATCCGGGTTGCTTATTATTACGACGGCGGCCGGTTCAACGTTTCTCTCCATATAATAAAAATAGACCAATGGAGCATGGTGCTCATTGGTCAGATTTACGGTACCGAAGATTTTACCTTCGTACCGTTTATGGATATTCTCGATATTTTTATACTGCCAAAAAGCTGA
- a CDS encoding nuclease-related domain-containing protein, which yields MYLNDRKAGPELLHYRALGKRANLSFDDKRNLKVYEDGFSGECLYDKLFDEIGHDNLYIFRDVYLTAGKSGAQYDSIIISGDEITINEIKNYTGEYYYKEGRFIKNGEIVPDNPFTQVERAAGKLYRICRNSRINADVITKVIFPNDDFKLYSEDNSIWKNIVIRMDMKKYFRSFKVQHNTEKAGRLVSMIRGHISENPYFNGSRNTGDIRRGLYCGNCGNFNLIKTRYHRECSRCKTKESNETHMLRAMSDYKYLYYGGEMTRRKLMELIGDDFHPEVFRRALNKYCVKNRKGKNTEYVFKYYDFEEAMQHLDQTSKYKNYHAEF from the coding sequence ATGTACTTAAATGACAGAAAAGCGGGACCGGAATTATTGCACTACCGGGCACTCGGCAAAAGAGCCAACTTAAGTTTTGACGATAAGAGGAACTTAAAAGTATATGAAGACGGATTTTCGGGAGAATGTCTGTACGACAAACTGTTCGACGAAATCGGGCACGATAATCTTTATATATTCCGCGACGTTTATCTTACCGCCGGAAAAAGCGGAGCACAGTACGACAGTATCATTATTTCCGGGGATGAGATTACGATTAATGAAATTAAAAATTACACCGGGGAATATTACTATAAAGAAGGGCGGTTCATAAAGAATGGGGAAATTGTTCCGGACAATCCTTTTACACAGGTCGAACGGGCCGCCGGAAAATTATACCGAATCTGCCGCAATAGCAGGATTAATGCGGATGTTATCACAAAAGTTATATTTCCTAACGACGATTTCAAATTATATTCCGAAGATAATTCCATCTGGAAAAACATCGTAATACGTATGGACATGAAGAAATACTTCCGCAGTTTTAAGGTGCAGCATAATACGGAAAAAGCCGGCCGGCTGGTGTCGATGATCCGCGGACACATTTCTGAGAACCCGTATTTTAACGGAAGCAGAAATACCGGCGATATTCGTCGGGGATTGTACTGCGGCAACTGCGGAAACTTTAATCTGATAAAAACCCGATACCATCGCGAGTGCAGCCGCTGCAAAACGAAGGAATCCAATGAAACTCATATGCTCCGTGCGATGAGTGATTACAAATATTTATATTACGGGGGTGAGATGACACGGAGAAAACTGATGGAATTAATCGGGGATGATTTTCATCCGGAAGTTTTTAGAAGAGCACTGAATAAATATTGTGTGAAAAATAGAAAAGGGAAAAACACAGAGTATGTCTTTAAATACTATGATTTTGAAGAAGCAATGCAGCATCTGGATCAAACATCCAAATATAAAAATTATCATGCGGAATTTTGA
- a CDS encoding thiamine-binding protein, which translates to MNYLMSVQVLPYHPGDAQVYSHTTGAIELIENSGLTHFVGPQETTVEGSLDELFNLVKKINAHLANEGCEHVTTNIKLVQSKEENNIKDILKDYYEFEDDE; encoded by the coding sequence ATGAACTATTTAATGAGTGTTCAGGTTTTACCGTACCATCCGGGCGATGCTCAGGTGTATTCGCACACGACAGGTGCAATTGAACTGATTGAAAACAGTGGACTGACACATTTTGTCGGACCGCAGGAAACAACTGTGGAAGGCAGTCTCGATGAACTGTTTAACTTAGTTAAAAAGATTAATGCTCACCTTGCAAATGAAGGATGCGAGCATGTGACGACGAACATTAAGCTCGTACAGTCGAAAGAAGAAAACAACATCAAGGACATCTTAAAAGATTACTATGAATTTGAAGATGACGAATAG
- a CDS encoding bifunctional 5,10-methylenetetrahydrofolate dehydrogenase/5,10-methenyltetrahydrofolate cyclohydrolase has translation MTVIMDGKKVAAHLSEEIKQALEVSESHGIKPKVAFVRIGDLSDSISYENAAVKRFEKLGMDTAQYHFPEDVSAKVFLTKFREINEDYSIHGILLLQPLPKHIPMKRVAEIMNSFKDIDGMKASNLGKVLTNDSDRLEPCTPAAVMNMLDFYEIDLKGKNVTVVGASAVVGKPLSLLMMNRDATVTTCNLYTDSLVDKCKDADVIVSAAGAINLIDEEHVKEGAVVVDVGINFTEEGKMVGDVNYEAVKDKASYITPVPGGIGAITTTVLAYHLVKATEHQKEPVLFLEK, from the coding sequence ATGACAGTAATTATGGACGGAAAAAAAGTAGCAGCACACTTATCCGAAGAAATTAAACAGGCTTTGGAAGTTTCCGAATCACACGGTATTAAACCAAAAGTAGCTTTCGTAAGAATTGGAGATTTATCAGATTCAATCTCATATGAAAATGCTGCGGTAAAACGTTTTGAAAAACTGGGTATGGACACAGCACAGTACCACTTCCCGGAAGATGTATCAGCAAAAGTGTTTTTAACTAAATTCAGAGAAATCAATGAAGATTATTCTATACACGGAATTCTGCTGCTGCAGCCGCTGCCGAAACATATTCCTATGAAGCGCGTTGCGGAAATCATGAACTCATTTAAAGATATCGACGGCATGAAAGCGTCGAACCTTGGTAAAGTTCTGACAAACGATTCTGACCGCCTTGAGCCGTGTACGCCGGCAGCTGTTATGAACATGCTTGATTTTTATGAAATCGACTTAAAAGGTAAAAACGTTACAGTAGTCGGTGCAAGTGCAGTAGTCGGAAAACCTTTATCACTGTTAATGATGAACAGAGATGCAACGGTAACGACATGTAACCTGTACACAGACAGTCTTGTCGATAAATGTAAAGACGCAGACGTCATTGTCAGCGCAGCAGGTGCAATCAACCTGATTGACGAAGAACACGTTAAAGAAGGTGCAGTCGTTGTCGATGTCGGCATTAACTTTACAGAAGAAGGCAAGATGGTCGGAGATGTGAACTACGAAGCTGTTAAAGATAAAGCATCGTACATTACACCAGTTCCGGGCGGAATCGGTGCAATTACTACGACAGTACTTGCATATCACCTTGTAAAAGCGACAGAGCACCAGAAAGAACCGGTATTATTCCTCGAAAAATAA
- a CDS encoding ABC transporter substrate-binding protein, whose protein sequence is MRLKIIMLMTALLILTGCSSFREIDVSEDGETRRITTEDTNEIDIPAQPENIVLFRTIDAGNAALLGFDVSGVNAGLKNNSTVEEEFGSEVTYLEPGDIDSLKEINPDLIVTYSPDEHFEAYMEIAPTIRITYSSGIMSPFNPRAYLTQLYYLGVILNKEQEANKIGDEWEAETTVLKRELYEQVEDRQALVAVEHEDGYVMYNEYMSYGTEAVYDVLGFQMDSNAKDNLKDSLFDVKQPADFREFEADYMFVNVENTNNPALQEEFAEVLGIPSDHVILLNSEDYITNDLISVREQTEYIVNKINEAGE, encoded by the coding sequence ATGAGACTTAAAATAATTATGCTGATGACAGCTTTACTTATACTGACAGGCTGTTCAAGCTTCAGAGAAATTGATGTATCGGAAGATGGAGAAACAAGACGTATTACGACAGAAGACACGAATGAAATTGATATTCCCGCACAGCCGGAAAACATCGTGCTGTTCCGGACAATCGATGCCGGAAATGCTGCTTTACTGGGATTTGATGTAAGCGGTGTCAATGCAGGATTGAAAAATAACAGTACCGTGGAAGAGGAGTTTGGTTCAGAAGTGACATATCTGGAACCGGGAGATATTGATTCATTGAAAGAAATTAACCCGGATTTAATAGTGACGTATTCACCGGATGAACACTTTGAAGCGTACATGGAAATTGCGCCGACAATCAGAATTACTTATTCTTCGGGGATTATGAGCCCGTTCAATCCCCGTGCGTATTTAACACAGCTGTATTATTTAGGTGTCATACTGAATAAAGAACAGGAAGCGAATAAAATAGGTGATGAGTGGGAAGCGGAAACGACAGTGCTGAAACGGGAACTGTATGAACAGGTGGAAGACAGACAGGCGCTTGTCGCGGTGGAACATGAAGACGGTTATGTTATGTATAATGAATATATGAGTTACGGAACTGAGGCGGTGTACGATGTGCTTGGGTTCCAAATGGACAGCAATGCCAAAGACAATCTGAAAGACAGCTTATTTGATGTGAAGCAGCCGGCAGATTTTCGGGAATTTGAAGCGGATTATATGTTTGTAAATGTGGAAAATACGAATAACCCCGCACTGCAGGAAGAATTTGCAGAAGTGCTCGGTATTCCGTCGGACCACGTAATTTTACTTAACAGCGAAGATTATATTACGAATGATTTAATATCGGTCAGGGAACAGACGGAGTATATCGTTAACAAAATTAATGAAGCAGGTGAGTAG
- the rpmG gene encoding 50S ribosomal protein L33, with the protein MRVIVTLACTECGDRNYSTKKNKRNNPERIEMMKFCPRLNKYTLHRETK; encoded by the coding sequence ATGAGAGTAATCGTTACACTAGCTTGTACTGAATGCGGAGACCGCAACTACAGCACTAAGAAAAACAAAAGAAACAATCCAGAGCGTATCGAAATGATGAAATTCTGCCCTAGATTGAACAAGTACACTCTACACCGTGAAACTAAATAA
- a CDS encoding TIGR04104 family putative zinc finger protein, producing the protein MGECPYCKHNWTYREKLLGYALKPRTRIKCPECKEYLEPSTLSIIYDYIAILCVALFIFILIPIMSWPIVPSLLISFIMFLLYLLLFQPLTVRFKHYEYNIKDKTKG; encoded by the coding sequence ATGGGAGAATGTCCGTACTGCAAACATAATTGGACATACAGGGAAAAACTGCTGGGCTATGCACTGAAACCAAGGACGCGTATTAAATGTCCGGAGTGCAAAGAGTATCTGGAGCCGTCTACATTATCAATAATATACGATTACATTGCGATACTTTGTGTGGCGCTGTTTATCTTTATATTAATTCCGATTATGAGCTGGCCGATTGTGCCGTCCCTGTTAATCAGTTTTATAATGTTTCTGCTTTATTTACTGCTGTTTCAGCCGCTGACGGTGCGCTTTAAACATTATGAGTACAATATAAAAGATAAAACAAAGGGGTAA
- a CDS encoding manganese-dependent inorganic pyrophosphatase has protein sequence MTQKIFGHQNPDTDTVTSALVAADIEAQLGNDAKAYRLGEISSETAYALEYFGVEAPALLNEVGSGDEVILVDHNEKQQSAPGIENATITKVFDHHRIANFETEGPLYYRAEPVGCTATILNKVYKEKNLTISKESAGLMLSAIISDTLLFKSPTTTEEDIDAAAELKDIAGVDLETYGLEMLKAGASTSDKSAEQLITGDAKTFDIGEKSVRIAQVNVVDVDEVFARREEIEIAINEEIKRDGYDLFTLIVTDILNSNSKVLALGPEFSSVERAFDVALDQNTAVLEGVVSRKKQVVPNITKALSDL, from the coding sequence ATGACACAAAAAATATTCGGGCACCAAAATCCTGATACTGATACGGTTACTTCAGCACTTGTAGCTGCTGATATCGAAGCACAGCTCGGCAACGATGCAAAAGCTTACCGCTTAGGTGAAATCAGCAGTGAAACTGCATATGCACTTGAGTACTTCGGGGTGGAAGCACCGGCATTATTAAACGAAGTGGGTTCAGGTGACGAAGTAATTTTAGTCGACCACAATGAAAAACAGCAATCCGCACCGGGAATTGAAAACGCGACAATTACAAAAGTTTTCGATCACCACAGAATTGCGAACTTCGAAACAGAAGGTCCGCTGTACTACCGCGCAGAACCGGTTGGCTGTACGGCAACAATTCTGAACAAAGTTTACAAAGAGAAAAACTTAACAATATCAAAAGAATCTGCAGGACTAATGCTTTCGGCGATTATTTCAGACACGCTGTTATTCAAATCTCCGACAACAACAGAAGAAGACATCGATGCAGCAGCGGAACTTAAAGACATCGCAGGCGTTGATTTAGAAACATACGGACTTGAAATGCTTAAAGCCGGTGCATCAACTTCTGATAAATCAGCAGAACAGTTAATTACAGGCGATGCGAAAACATTCGACATCGGCGAAAAGAGCGTGCGAATCGCTCAGGTTAACGTAGTTGACGTGGACGAAGTATTCGCACGCCGCGAAGAAATCGAAATTGCAATCAATGAAGAAATCAAGCGCGACGGATATGACCTGTTCACACTGATCGTGACGGATATTCTGAACTCAAATTCTAAAGTACTCGCTTTAGGACCGGAATTCTCTTCAGTTGAACGCGCATTCGACGTTGCACTTGACCAGAACACAGCAGTCCTTGAAGGTGTTGTCTCACGTAAGAAGCAGGTTGTACCTAACATTACTAAAGCACTGTCAGATTTATAA
- a CDS encoding M23 family metallopeptidase, whose protein sequence is MSVIYPEELGMYFNQGKFETIYFQTLKGYQDVMPLDQFKREASQFHEGTGDFQLYKYNQLEPGVLRYSYVDYQTMRMITAAFSIERDIVGLQFGMFEKFETDEIYTEKEYILPFRTDWFVLWGGDNSFWNYHYPHSSQRYAYDFIVKKDGRPYDGDGRRLTDHYSYGEAVTAPGAGTVVKVYDGIADNAPFSMNMEEPQGNAIVIKHADKEFSLLAHLKAGTILVEEGSEVRPGDIIAECGNSGASDTPHLHFHVMDAPVPEKALSIRIRFEGLQFEPKQGDTLRGE, encoded by the coding sequence ATGTCAGTCATTTATCCGGAAGAACTCGGAATGTATTTTAACCAGGGAAAATTTGAGACGATTTACTTTCAGACATTAAAAGGATATCAGGATGTTATGCCGCTTGATCAGTTTAAAAGAGAAGCGTCACAGTTCCATGAAGGTACCGGTGACTTTCAGCTGTATAAATACAATCAGCTCGAACCGGGAGTGCTGCGCTACAGTTATGTGGACTATCAGACGATGCGCATGATTACCGCTGCGTTTTCCATTGAACGGGATATTGTCGGACTGCAGTTTGGGATGTTTGAGAAATTTGAAACCGATGAAATTTATACGGAAAAAGAATATATACTGCCGTTTCGAACGGACTGGTTCGTGCTGTGGGGCGGGGACAACAGTTTTTGGAACTATCACTACCCGCATTCTTCCCAGCGCTATGCCTATGATTTTATCGTTAAAAAAGACGGCAGACCGTACGACGGGGACGGACGCCGTTTAACCGACCATTACAGTTACGGTGAAGCGGTCACTGCACCGGGTGCCGGTACAGTAGTTAAAGTGTACGACGGTATTGCGGATAATGCACCGTTTTCAATGAATATGGAAGAGCCGCAGGGAAATGCGATTGTAATTAAGCATGCCGATAAAGAATTCTCCCTGCTCGCACATTTAAAAGCGGGAACGATTCTCGTTGAGGAAGGATCAGAAGTGCGCCCGGGAGATATTATCGCAGAATGCGGCAACAGTGGAGCGAGCGACACCCCGCACCTGCACTTTCACGTAATGGATGCACCGGTACCGGAAAAAGCATTGTCGATACGCATCCGCTTTGAAGGCCTTCAGTTTGAACCAAAACAGGGTGATACTTTACGGGGTGAATAA
- a CDS encoding iron-containing alcohol dehydrogenase, translating to MFTFNNTTEVHFGAGVLQTVDTVLERYGYKSYVVIASNSQVKNGITELLDSLLPGQIKAVVSDIEENPTVGNVDDIINAANEHGAEALIAVGGGSTMDAAKAAAAAVVKNVDARTIIYDKNITEALPVIALPSTSGSASEVTPFSVISDKEKGVKTSISGKALYPKIAFVDPELTYTCPPKVTAISGIDVICHALDSLGAVNSNPISDSLAVTALRLAFSNLDTAYREGANAKARSNMALASATAGIGFSQTATSGSHAMSYYLTSEFDIPHAEACAFSLDQWILHNAKAESKLDEVSVQLGFENTEALSKELNELKKRLGLRTTFEELGIERKHIPEIARRTMTAGNYKNNIAQLSEEEIIEMLETK from the coding sequence ATGTTTACTTTTAATAATACGACAGAGGTGCACTTCGGTGCAGGTGTGCTGCAGACTGTCGATACAGTGCTTGAAAGATACGGTTATAAATCATACGTTGTAATTGCATCAAATTCGCAGGTTAAAAACGGTATTACCGAACTGCTCGATTCGCTGCTGCCGGGACAGATTAAAGCAGTCGTGTCGGATATTGAAGAGAATCCGACAGTCGGCAATGTCGATGATATTATTAACGCTGCAAATGAACATGGTGCAGAAGCACTGATTGCTGTCGGCGGGGGATCGACGATGGACGCAGCTAAAGCAGCAGCGGCGGCAGTTGTTAAAAATGTGGATGCACGCACAATTATTTACGATAAAAATATTACCGAGGCGCTGCCGGTGATTGCACTGCCGTCAACGAGCGGTTCAGCTTCCGAAGTGACTCCGTTCAGCGTAATCAGCGATAAGGAAAAAGGTGTGAAAACATCTATCAGCGGAAAAGCGCTGTATCCGAAAATTGCATTTGTGGATCCGGAGCTTACATATACATGTCCGCCGAAAGTCACTGCGATTTCAGGTATCGATGTAATCTGTCATGCACTGGATTCGCTCGGTGCGGTGAACAGCAACCCGATTTCCGACAGTCTCGCAGTTACGGCACTGCGCCTGGCATTCAGTAATCTCGATACCGCGTACCGTGAAGGAGCAAACGCCAAGGCGCGTTCCAACATGGCACTTGCAAGTGCAACGGCGGGTATCGGTTTCAGCCAGACAGCAACGAGTGGTTCGCATGCGATGAGTTATTATTTAACGTCGGAATTTGATATACCACATGCTGAAGCATGTGCATTCAGTCTCGACCAGTGGATTCTTCATAACGCAAAAGCGGAATCGAAACTTGATGAAGTGAGTGTACAGCTCGGTTTTGAAAACACAGAAGCGTTATCGAAAGAATTAAATGAATTGAAAAAACGTCTCGGACTCCGCACAACATTTGAAGAACTCGGTATTGAACGTAAACATATACCGGAAATAGCACGCCGCACGATGACAGCAGGAAATTACAAAAATAACATCGCGCAGCTGTCCGAAGAAGAAATTATTGAAATGCTTGAAACGAAGTAA
- a CDS encoding (deoxy)nucleoside triphosphate pyrophosphohydrolase, which produces MAKKYIRVVGAVIEDDNNFILCAQRPEGKNLALKWEFPGGKIEEGETPDEALKRELVEEMTLDISIGEKITTTEYEYDFGIVELTTYYAKILAGEIELLEHVQMKWVDPAEIDKLDWAPADIPAIGIIKRKSGNRV; this is translated from the coding sequence ATGGCTAAAAAATATATAAGAGTCGTCGGAGCAGTAATTGAAGATGATAATAACTTTATCTTATGTGCTCAGCGTCCCGAAGGTAAAAACCTTGCGCTGAAATGGGAATTCCCGGGCGGAAAAATAGAAGAGGGCGAAACACCTGACGAAGCGTTAAAACGTGAACTGGTTGAAGAAATGACACTGGACATCAGTATCGGTGAAAAAATTACGACGACTGAATACGAGTATGATTTCGGCATTGTAGAACTTACAACGTACTACGCTAAAATTCTAGCCGGAGAAATTGAACTGCTGGAACATGTACAGATGAAATGGGTGGATCCGGCGGAAATCGATAAACTTGACTGGGCACCTGCAGATATTCCCGCAATCGGGATTATAAAACGAAAAAGTGGGAATAGAGTATAG
- a CDS encoding PH domain-containing protein has protein sequence MYNKLKHIEGVNLLPKEVVGPALVGSVEYFNGEKSTYHGSLVATTHRLFMNLEDNDLVCVEEISFDNITRITVEELLMVGHILHIWQDDKLLISIKSISEGKLEKFLEFYYKYKAQHAADTASAEALA, from the coding sequence ATGTACAACAAATTAAAACATATCGAAGGTGTGAATCTACTGCCGAAAGAAGTAGTTGGACCGGCTCTTGTAGGATCAGTGGAGTATTTTAACGGGGAGAAAAGTACATACCACGGATCATTAGTTGCGACGACACACAGATTGTTTATGAATCTCGAAGATAATGATTTAGTATGCGTGGAGGAAATCAGTTTTGATAATATTACGCGTATTACAGTTGAAGAACTGCTGATGGTGGGACACATCCTTCACATTTGGCAGGACGACAAGCTTCTCATCAGCATTAAGAGCATATCTGAAGGGAAACTCGAAAAATTTCTCGAATTCTATTATAAATACAAAGCGCAGCATGCTGCAGATACTGCATCGGCAGAAGCGCTTGCATAA